A part of Olleya sp. Bg11-27 genomic DNA contains:
- a CDS encoding DUF2339 domain-containing protein has translation MFEIVIIAVFVFLLIIFNKLKSGFVELQESNKTLNDNIKVLNSKINGLSKLVSQEEYKTPFYEGETDIVAESESEPELEPEVPMYSDPIPEVIEEVIKETESEKVTILSTADTVNSYTAERDIASEYVVSEKEEEEEEEAIVQPPKQAFWERFKEKNPDLEKFIGENLINKLGILILVLGISYFVKFAIDKDWINEPARVGIGVLCGTLVMFIANKLRKNYAAFSSVLVAGAIAIFYFTIAIAFHEYKLFGQEVAFAIMVVITIFSCLVSLSYNRMELAVLALIGGFAVPFMISTGSGNYVVLFTYIIILNIGITLLAFYKKWRLVNTLAFIFTIVLFGGWFIKDNHSESPHYLGTLLFAFAFYLIFVVTNIINNLKTKAVFTKGQLVMLFASTVFFFTVGMVTLNDYHPEFRGLFTTGLALLNLFFAWFLFKKFKLDKVAVYMLIGLTLTFITLAIPIQFQGNYITLFWAAEAVLLMWLAKKSNIGSYRFASVIVHGLSILSLVIDWSQKYHDEAVLNIVFNPIFGTGIFVVATIVFVYFLLKKETVRIPLLQFVFDAVTYRKIALISGVVLLYIVGLFESFFQAVYHIEHWNSALAIPAVYHLLFTAVVAFVLFLSKKEFNLKIANSMACVNIILFVFVFLGLPFLEHTEYIGGESTYQIAFYLHYVMLALTLFFAVLVYRSNKNNVVFSFFKHKAFIWVAAFVLIFMASREVLLHGLKLLLEPIQSQNIAVYSEIAMTTEKIVKTSFPVLWGVLAFIFLILGIKKQIKSIRIIALVLLGITIVKLFTYDINNISETGKIIAFILLGVLILIISFVYQKLRVLVIDDTKDPINEDED, from the coding sequence ATGTTTGAGATTGTTATAATAGCAGTGTTTGTTTTTTTATTAATTATTTTTAATAAGTTAAAGTCTGGTTTTGTAGAATTACAAGAGAGTAATAAAACCTTAAATGATAATATTAAAGTCTTAAATTCTAAGATTAATGGACTTTCTAAATTGGTTTCTCAAGAAGAGTATAAAACACCATTTTATGAAGGAGAAACTGATATTGTAGCAGAATCAGAATCAGAACCAGAACTGGAGCCAGAAGTTCCAATGTATTCGGATCCTATACCAGAGGTTATAGAAGAGGTTATTAAGGAAACGGAATCGGAAAAGGTTACTATATTAAGTACAGCAGATACAGTTAATAGTTATACTGCAGAACGTGATATAGCTTCAGAGTATGTTGTTAGTGAAAAAGAAGAAGAGGAAGAAGAAGAAGCGATTGTACAACCTCCAAAACAAGCCTTTTGGGAACGTTTTAAAGAAAAGAACCCTGATTTAGAAAAGTTTATTGGCGAGAATTTAATTAATAAACTCGGTATTTTAATCCTTGTTTTAGGGATTAGCTACTTTGTAAAATTTGCTATTGATAAGGACTGGATTAACGAGCCGGCTAGAGTTGGTATAGGCGTTTTATGTGGGACTTTAGTGATGTTTATTGCTAATAAATTACGTAAGAATTATGCCGCATTTAGCTCGGTTTTAGTAGCAGGAGCCATTGCTATTTTTTACTTTACCATTGCTATTGCTTTTCATGAATACAAACTTTTTGGTCAAGAAGTAGCGTTTGCTATTATGGTTGTTATTACCATTTTTAGTTGTTTGGTATCCTTATCGTATAACAGAATGGAGTTAGCTGTTTTAGCACTAATTGGTGGTTTTGCAGTGCCTTTTATGATCAGTACAGGATCAGGTAATTATGTCGTCCTTTTTACTTACATCATAATATTAAATATTGGGATAACGCTATTAGCTTTTTATAAAAAGTGGCGTTTGGTTAATACACTTGCATTTATTTTTACTATTGTGTTGTTTGGAGGTTGGTTTATAAAAGATAACCATAGCGAATCGCCTCATTATTTAGGGACACTTTTATTTGCATTTGCATTTTACTTGATATTTGTTGTAACAAACATTATAAATAATTTAAAAACTAAAGCTGTATTTACTAAAGGGCAATTAGTGATGTTGTTTGCTTCAACTGTATTCTTTTTTACCGTAGGTATGGTAACTCTAAATGATTATCATCCAGAATTTAGGGGATTATTTACTACTGGTTTGGCATTACTTAATTTATTTTTCGCTTGGTTTTTATTCAAAAAATTTAAGCTTGATAAAGTTGCAGTGTATATGCTTATAGGTTTAACGCTAACGTTTATCACGCTAGCCATTCCTATTCAGTTTCAAGGTAATTATATTACATTATTTTGGGCAGCAGAAGCAGTGTTATTAATGTGGTTAGCAAAAAAATCTAATATTGGTAGTTATCGCTTTGCTTCCGTAATAGTTCATGGATTATCTATTTTAAGTCTAGTTATAGATTGGAGTCAAAAATATCATGACGAGGCTGTTTTAAACATTGTATTTAATCCCATTTTTGGAACAGGAATTTTTGTTGTGGCAACAATAGTATTTGTGTACTTTTTACTTAAAAAAGAAACCGTACGTATTCCATTGTTACAGTTTGTATTTGATGCGGTTACATACCGTAAAATTGCTTTAATTTCTGGAGTGGTCTTGTTGTATATTGTAGGACTTTTTGAATCCTTTTTCCAAGCAGTATATCATATAGAGCATTGGAATTCGGCTTTAGCAATACCTGCGGTGTATCATTTATTGTTTACGGCGGTAGTAGCATTTGTGTTATTCCTATCAAAAAAGGAATTCAATTTAAAAATAGCCAATAGTATGGCATGTGTAAATATCATTCTTTTTGTGTTTGTATTCTTAGGTTTACCATTTTTGGAACATACCGAGTATATAGGAGGAGAAAGCACTTATCAAATTGCATTTTATTTACATTATGTAATGTTAGCTTTAACATTGTTTTTTGCTGTATTGGTATACCGCTCTAATAAAAACAACGTTGTATTTAGCTTTTTTAAACACAAAGCCTTTATTTGGGTGGCAGCGTTTGTATTAATTTTTATGGCTAGTAGAGAAGTATTATTGCATGGCTTAAAACTACTTTTAGAACCAATACAATCTCAAAACATAGCTGTGTATAGTGAGATTGCTATGACTACTGAAAAAATTGTTAAAACCTCATTTCCTGTGTTATGGGGAGTATTAGCATTTATATTCCTAATTTTAGGTATTAAAAAGCAAATTAAAAGTATTAGAATCATTGCTTTAGTACTTTTAGGAATTACTATTGTTAAGTTATTTACTTATGATATAAACAATATCTCTGAAACAGGTAAAATAATTGCCTTTATACTACTTGGCGTTTTAATCCTTATTATTTCATTTGTATATCAAAAGTTAAGAGTGCTAGTTATAGATGATACTAAAGACCCTATAAATGAAGATGAAGATTAA
- a CDS encoding GldL-related protein, whose product MNTIQSKTFGLLLRVCISVLLLGALFKIMHWPYGTIVMLLSISGILILYPLRFYFITEKSTMDYVKLALVVLWCLNYLTKVFHLYQLPLFFNIVLLLLFIWWFINEGGTGLSFRNIKIKGVLKLFYIAIVIFAFGCIVLGALFKIQHWPYSNLLFVIGVTLTSILVTVDHFVRA is encoded by the coding sequence TTGAATACTATACAATCTAAAACATTCGGATTATTACTTCGTGTTTGTATCTCGGTTTTATTACTGGGGGCTTTGTTTAAAATAATGCATTGGCCTTATGGGACTATAGTAATGCTACTATCCATTTCTGGAATTTTAATATTGTATCCGCTTAGATTTTATTTTATTACAGAAAAATCGACTATGGATTATGTTAAATTAGCACTAGTCGTATTATGGTGTTTAAATTATTTAACTAAGGTATTTCACCTGTATCAACTGCCTCTATTTTTTAATATTGTATTACTGCTACTGTTTATCTGGTGGTTTATTAACGAAGGCGGAACTGGACTTAGTTTTAGAAATATTAAGATTAAAGGTGTTTTAAAACTGTTTTATATTGCTATAGTAATTTTCGCTTTTGGTTGTATTGTATTGGGTGCTTTATTTAAAATCCAACATTGGCCTTACAGTAATTTATTATTTGTGATAGGAGTGACGCTCACTTCAATTTTAGTGACTGTAGATCATTTTGTAAGAGCCTAA
- a CDS encoding TPM domain-containing protein translates to MLKHLKALIFLFFICIQYTNAQDYPIISDMVTDNGAIFSNEEAELLRQKLVSYEVKSSHEIVVLTIPGLDGDSIENYAYYVFNEEGNNFGKEGIDNGILILISPNDRKVRIEVGDGLEHIITDAFSSRVIREELTPLFKQGRYFEGVDAATSQLIKLIDDPIYANDFANSIEAEAVSTSDKSTDGVHFITKLIASCVLLIFYFWVGVYGYYKLIIKKSFKTFKLKILYKNYKNKFLIYTGIALLIVNSFYVFFMKLFFGLLLTGFLSIFVFVGYFVLLKYAFTRAILIFKSLFTGQLGVFIYLFYIPTTLFLFVAGFLFGSLPIVMGFFFMLNLVFGEDINRFMANVEFIYVLFFFISVIILLHFIAVYFAIYQIKGEYNKTFGFSFFKRDAKLHAELNPGYARGYSSSGSSSYSSSSSSYSRSSSSSSSSSSSSYSGGGGRSSGGGASGSW, encoded by the coding sequence ATGTTGAAACACTTAAAAGCACTAATTTTTCTTTTTTTTATTTGTATTCAATATACAAACGCACAAGACTACCCTATCATTTCTGATATGGTAACAGATAATGGTGCTATTTTTAGTAATGAAGAGGCAGAATTATTACGACAAAAATTAGTGTCTTACGAGGTTAAATCTTCTCACGAAATTGTAGTGTTAACCATTCCAGGGTTAGATGGAGATAGTATTGAAAACTACGCGTATTATGTATTTAACGAAGAGGGTAATAATTTTGGAAAAGAAGGTATTGATAATGGTATTTTAATATTAATTTCTCCAAATGATAGAAAGGTTAGGATAGAGGTTGGGGATGGTTTAGAACATATAATTACAGATGCTTTTTCATCTAGAGTTATTAGGGAGGAACTAACACCTTTATTTAAACAAGGACGTTATTTTGAAGGTGTGGATGCGGCGACATCACAGCTTATTAAATTAATAGACGATCCTATTTATGCTAACGATTTTGCTAATAGTATAGAAGCAGAGGCAGTGTCTACCAGTGATAAGTCTACAGATGGTGTTCATTTTATAACTAAGTTAATAGCTTCATGTGTTTTGTTAATCTTCTATTTTTGGGTTGGTGTTTATGGTTATTATAAGTTAATAATTAAAAAAAGTTTCAAAACTTTTAAGCTTAAAATTTTATATAAAAATTATAAAAATAAATTTCTAATCTATACGGGTATTGCGTTATTGATTGTTAATAGTTTTTATGTGTTTTTTATGAAACTATTTTTTGGTTTATTGTTAACAGGCTTTTTATCAATTTTTGTTTTTGTAGGCTATTTTGTATTATTGAAGTATGCCTTTACCAGAGCGATTCTTATTTTTAAAAGTCTATTTACGGGACAATTAGGTGTTTTTATTTATCTGTTTTATATCCCAACAACGCTATTTTTGTTTGTGGCAGGATTTTTATTTGGTTCTTTACCAATTGTAATGGGTTTCTTTTTTATGCTTAACCTTGTTTTTGGCGAAGATATCAATAGGTTTATGGCTAATGTAGAGTTTATTTACGTGTTATTCTTTTTCATATCTGTTATTATTCTTCTTCATTTTATAGCAGTATATTTTGCTATTTATCAGATTAAAGGCGAGTATAATAAGACTTTTGGGTTTTCATTTTTTAAACGTGATGCTAAGTTGCATGCCGAATTAAATCCGGGATATGCAAGAGGATACTCATCATCTGGATCTTCGAGTTATTCGTCGTCGTCATCGTCATATTCACGATCGTCGTCATCGTCTTCATCGTCTTCAAGTAGTAGTTATTCTGGAGGAGGAGGGCGCTCATCGGGAGGAGGCGCTAGCGGTAGTTGGTAA
- a CDS encoding LysE family translocator, with product MFDDILTAIPFGIILSFTVGPVFFVLLETSATKGARSALIFDAGVIFADILFILVAFFSTEKLVGKIENDPNFIIFGGVLLVVYGLISFIKTSRSFRSIVKEYHKVEIQKDYGKLFIKGFLLNFINIGVLLGWLGFIVLANKITTSENGVIVFITTMIVSYFVTDLFKIVAAKRLKNKLTPRLIFKTKKIIALVILGFGILILAQGFFPEEKEKLKERFEQINPL from the coding sequence ATGTTCGACGATATACTTACAGCTATTCCTTTTGGTATTATTCTTTCTTTTACCGTAGGACCTGTTTTTTTCGTATTATTAGAAACTAGTGCCACTAAAGGGGCTAGAAGTGCATTAATCTTTGATGCTGGGGTTATTTTTGCCGATATTTTATTTATTCTTGTTGCTTTCTTTAGTACTGAAAAACTGGTTGGTAAAATAGAAAATGATCCTAATTTTATCATTTTTGGTGGGGTGTTGTTAGTAGTCTACGGATTAATATCGTTTATAAAAACATCTAGATCGTTTCGATCTATAGTGAAAGAGTATCACAAAGTAGAAATTCAGAAAGATTACGGTAAACTTTTTATAAAAGGGTTTCTACTAAACTTTATTAACATTGGTGTGTTACTAGGATGGTTAGGATTTATAGTTCTTGCTAATAAAATTACAACCTCAGAAAACGGAGTTATAGTGTTTATAACTACTATGATTGTATCTTATTTTGTAACAGATTTATTCAAAATTGTTGCTGCAAAACGTCTAAAAAATAAACTAACACCTAGATTAATTTTTAAAACTAAAAAGATAATAGCTTTAGTTATTTTAGGATTTGGTATTTTAATATTAGCCCAAGGATTTTTTCCAGAAGAAAAAGAAAAGCTTAAAGAAAGATTTGAGCAGATTAATCCATTATAA
- the folB gene encoding dihydroneopterin aldolase, with translation MGIIKVENIRVTAHHGCLKEETAIGSEYLVNLKVKADLQKSTASDNLEDTVDYVFLNKVVVEEMATPSALLEHVAKRILDRIFKEDKLITVATVAVSKINPPIGGDVQMVTIELTEKRKN, from the coding sequence ATGGGAATAATTAAAGTTGAAAATATACGTGTAACTGCTCATCATGGTTGTTTAAAAGAAGAAACTGCTATAGGAAGTGAATACTTAGTAAATTTAAAAGTAAAAGCAGACTTACAGAAAAGTACAGCATCAGATAACTTAGAAGATACAGTTGATTATGTATTTTTAAACAAAGTTGTTGTTGAAGAAATGGCGACACCAAGTGCACTTTTAGAACATGTTGCTAAGCGTATTTTAGACCGTATTTTTAAAGAAGACAAATTAATTACTGTAGCAACAGTGGCTGTAAGTAAAATAAATCCTCCAATTGGTGGTGACGTACAGATGGTTACCATAGAATTGACGGAAAAAAGAAAAAACTAA
- a CDS encoding glutamine--tRNA ligase/YqeY domain fusion protein yields MSEDKKALNFLEQIIEEDLTNGLDQNNLRFRFPPEPNGYLHIGHTKAIGISFGLGEKYNAPVNLRFDDTNPAKEEQEYVDAIKEDISWLGYQWAEERYSSDYFQILFDWAVQLIKDGKAYVDSQSSKAMAEQKGTPTQPGVDGPNRDRSVEENLNLFMRMKNGEFDEGEHILRAKIDMQHPNMLMRDPLMYRILKKAHHRTGDDWCIYPMYDWTHGESDYIEQISHSLCSLEFNPHRELYDWFKEQVYTYGKDTYPMQPKQREFARLNLSYTIMSKRKLLKLVEEGIVNGWDDPRMPTISGLRRRGFTPDSIKKFIDTVGVAKRDNIIDVALLEFCIREDLNKKAPRVMAVLEPLKVVITNYPEDKEEWFEAENNQEDESAGFRKVPFSREIYIEKEDFKEEASSQFFRLKLGGEVRLKNAYIIKADGVVKDADGNVTEVHCTYSDDTERRIKGTLHWVSIKHAVKAEVREYDRLFLDEAPDSHEDKDFMEFINPKSLKIIEAFVEPSLTESKVGEQFQFQRLGYFNVDKDSKAEALVFNKTVGLRDSWAKQKPKTTAQDTQQKQPQQNNRPAIEQIKSYGKKYDRMKPEQQDKAKAEIQALAKEVAYQDLEPLFGTSVKKTGTRVITMITLGVLLANGLDKNQAIEDFINKALEDKNELLVNEAKAIM; encoded by the coding sequence ATGTCTGAAGATAAAAAAGCACTTAATTTTTTAGAGCAAATAATAGAAGAAGATTTAACCAATGGTTTGGATCAGAACAACCTTCGTTTTAGATTTCCACCAGAACCTAATGGCTATTTACATATTGGTCATACTAAAGCTATAGGTATTAGTTTTGGTTTAGGTGAAAAATATAATGCTCCTGTTAACTTACGTTTTGACGATACTAATCCGGCTAAAGAAGAGCAGGAGTATGTGGACGCTATTAAGGAAGATATTTCTTGGTTAGGTTATCAATGGGCAGAAGAACGCTACTCTTCAGATTATTTTCAGATTTTATTTGATTGGGCAGTGCAGTTAATAAAAGATGGTAAAGCGTATGTAGATTCTCAATCTTCAAAAGCTATGGCAGAACAAAAAGGAACACCAACACAACCAGGTGTTGATGGTCCTAACAGAGATAGATCTGTGGAAGAGAACTTAAACCTTTTTATGCGTATGAAAAATGGCGAGTTTGATGAAGGAGAACATATTTTACGTGCTAAAATAGACATGCAACATCCAAATATGTTAATGCGGGATCCATTAATGTATCGTATTTTAAAAAAAGCGCATCACAGGACAGGAGACGATTGGTGTATTTATCCAATGTATGACTGGACACATGGTGAGAGTGATTATATCGAGCAAATTTCGCACAGTTTATGTTCACTAGAGTTTAATCCACACAGAGAGCTTTACGATTGGTTTAAGGAGCAAGTGTATACTTATGGTAAAGACACGTATCCAATGCAACCTAAACAACGTGAGTTTGCACGTTTAAACCTTAGTTACACGATAATGAGTAAGCGTAAGCTACTTAAATTGGTAGAAGAAGGTATTGTAAACGGTTGGGACGATCCACGTATGCCTACAATTTCTGGGTTACGTCGTCGTGGTTTTACACCAGACTCAATCAAAAAATTTATTGATACTGTTGGTGTAGCAAAACGTGATAATATTATTGATGTTGCGCTTTTAGAATTTTGTATCCGTGAAGATTTAAATAAAAAAGCACCTCGTGTAATGGCGGTTTTAGAGCCATTAAAAGTGGTCATTACAAACTACCCGGAAGATAAAGAGGAATGGTTTGAAGCAGAAAATAATCAAGAAGATGAGTCTGCAGGGTTTAGAAAAGTGCCTTTTTCTAGAGAAATTTATATTGAAAAAGAAGATTTTAAAGAAGAAGCAAGTAGTCAATTTTTTAGACTAAAATTAGGTGGAGAAGTACGTCTTAAAAATGCCTACATTATTAAAGCAGATGGCGTTGTTAAAGATGCAGATGGAAACGTTACCGAAGTACATTGTACCTATTCTGACGATACAGAACGCCGTATTAAAGGAACATTACATTGGGTAAGTATTAAACATGCAGTTAAAGCTGAGGTTAGAGAATACGATAGATTATTTTTAGACGAAGCACCAGATAGTCATGAGGATAAAGATTTTATGGAATTTATAAATCCTAAATCTTTAAAAATTATTGAAGCATTTGTAGAGCCAAGTTTAACAGAATCTAAAGTAGGAGAGCAGTTTCAGTTTCAACGTTTAGGGTATTTTAATGTTGATAAAGATTCTAAAGCGGAAGCTTTAGTATTTAATAAAACAGTTGGTTTACGTGATAGTTGGGCAAAACAAAAGCCAAAAACAACCGCTCAGGATACCCAACAAAAACAACCACAACAGAATAATAGACCGGCAATTGAACAAATTAAATCATATGGTAAAAAGTATGATAGAATGAAGCCAGAACAACAAGATAAGGCTAAAGCCGAAATACAAGCACTAGCAAAAGAAGTGGCTTATCAAGATTTGGAACCTTTGTTTGGTACGTCTGTTAAAAAGACCGGAACACGTGTTATTACTATGATAACTTTAGGGGTCTTATTAGCGAACGGTTTAGATAAAAACCAGGCTATCGAGGACTTTATTAACAAAGCTTTAGAAGATAAAAACGAATTATTAGTTAACGAAGCTAAAGCAATTATGTAA
- a CDS encoding ribose-5-phosphate isomerase produces MAKTQYHIYVVELSKKVFSQNTKFRIANPQFNGVLECLYVGMTSKTPKERFLQHKTGYINKKGHKLSSNIVEKYGSYLRPSLYNHIGPISTRAEALKMEETLALELRRQRYAVWFN; encoded by the coding sequence ATGGCTAAAACACAATATCATATTTATGTCGTCGAGTTATCTAAAAAAGTATTCAGTCAGAATACTAAGTTTAGAATAGCTAATCCGCAATTTAATGGCGTTTTAGAGTGTTTATATGTTGGTATGACTAGCAAAACACCTAAAGAACGATTTTTACAGCATAAAACAGGTTATATTAATAAAAAAGGACATAAACTATCGTCTAACATTGTTGAAAAATATGGCTCTTATCTAAGACCCAGCTTATATAATCACATTGGACCAATAAGTACTAGAGCAGAAGCTTTAAAAATGGAAGAAACTTTAGCTTTAGAGTTAAGACGACAACGGTATGCGGTTTGGTTTAATTAA